In Musa acuminata AAA Group cultivar baxijiao chromosome BXJ3-9, Cavendish_Baxijiao_AAA, whole genome shotgun sequence, a single genomic region encodes these proteins:
- the LOC135649694 gene encoding anthocyanidin-3-O-glucoside rhamnosyltransferase-like → MDSELHVVMFPYLAFGHISPFLQLARKISSCAASGGVRVTFLSAAANVPRIESLLPASTSISVVPLYLPAVPGLPPGVESTADLPPTSPAAELLKLAVDGTRPQVESLLRELRPHLAVFDFGMQWLPEVAEPLGVRTLFFSVFAAVSTAYLTVPARRLHGPAPTLGDIMSPPPGFPSAASSIRSVPAYQAADFLYIFKSFGGGACVYERVVKCIESCSAIVAKTCTEMEGSYIDYVERQFGKPMLLAGPVVPVPPEGELEARWAKWLGGFAEGTVVFSSFGSETFLTDEGERELLLGLEMTGMPFLVVLNRPKSCTNGEQEEVRKRLPEGFEERVKGRGMVHSGWVQQQHILRHKSVGCFVCHAGLSSVMEGVAAGCQLAMMPQKGDQYLNAALFARDLGIGVEVERKGEDGSFTRESVCAAVRKVMAAEAEARKKHAKWREFLLKKELQDGFTARLVERLRELAKA, encoded by the coding sequence ATGGACTCCGAACTCCACGTCGTCATGTTCCCTTACCTCGCCTTCGGCCACATCAGCCCCTTCCTGCAGCTCGCACGCAAGATCTCGTCCTGTGCCGCCAGCGGTGGCGTGCGCGTCACCTTCCTCTCCGCCGCCGCCAACGTCCCCCGGATCGAGTCCCTTCTCCCCGCCTCCACGTCCATCTCTGTCGTCCCGCTCTACCTGCCGGCCGTGCCCGGCTTGCCCCCGGGCGTCGAGAGCACGGCCGACCTCCCCCCGACGTCACCAGCGGCCGAGCTCCTCAAGCTCGCCGTGGACGGGACCAGGCCCCAGGTGGAGTCCCTCCTCCGTGAACTCCGCCCACACCTGGCCGTCTTCGACTTCGGCATGCAGTGGCTGCCGGAGGTCGCGGAGCCGCTCGGCGTCCGGACGCTCTTCTTCTCCGTCTTCGCGGCGGTCTCCACCGCCTACCTAACCGTCCCCGCGCGGCGCCTCCACGGCCCCGCCCCGACCCTCGGTGACATCATGTCGCCCCCTCCGGGCTTCCCGTCCGCCGCCTCCTCGATCCGCTCCGTCCCCGCCTACCAGGCCGCCGACTTCCTCTACATCTTCAAGAGCTTCGGCGGCGGCGCCTGCGTCTACGAGCGCGTCGTCAAATGCATCGAGAGCTGCAGCGCCATCGTCGCCAAGACGTGCACAGAGATGGAGGGCTCGTACATCGACTACGTTGAGCGCCAGTTCGGGAAGCCGATGCTGCTCGCGGGCCCGGTGGTGCCGGTCCCGCCGGAGGGAGAGCTGGAGGCCCGGTGGGCGAAGTGGCTGGGCGGCTTCGCGGAGGGCACCGTCGTCTTCAGCTCCTTCGGCAGCGAGACGTTCCTGACGGACGAGGGCGAGAGGGAACTCCTGTTAGGGCTGGAGATGACCGGCATGCCGTTCCTGGTGGTCCTGAACCGCCCCAAGTCCTGCACGAACGGGGAGCAAGAAGAGGTGAGGAAGAGGCTGCCTGAGGGATTCGAGGAGAGGGTGAAGGGGAGGGGGATGGTGCACAGCGGGTGGGTGCAGCAGCAGCACATCCTCCGCCACAAGAGCGTCGGCTGCTTCGTCTGCCACGCCGGGCTGAGCTCGGTGATGGAGGGGGTGGCGGCCGGCTGCCAGCTCGCGATGATGCCGCAGAAGGGCGACCAGTACCTGAACGCAGCGCTGTTCGCCAGGGACCTGGGGATTGGGGTGGAGGTGGAGAGGAAAGGCGAGGACGGGAGCTTCACGAGGGAGTCGGTGTGCGCGGCGGTGAGGAAGGTGatggcggcggaggcggaggcgaggAAGAAGCATGCCAAGTGGAGGGAGTTCCTGTTGAAGAAGGAGCTGCAAGATGGGTTCACGGCAAGGCTGGTGGAAAGGCTGAGGGAGTTGGCAAAAGCATGA